Part of the Mercenaria mercenaria strain notata chromosome 8, MADL_Memer_1, whole genome shotgun sequence genome is shown below.
AAAAAACCAGGCCCCGGAGCCCATTTTCccgaaaatgtgaaaataaacaaACCAAATGCGCCAAGTTATTCTCTCGGCGTCCGGCATGCGGAATATGTTTGTCCTCTAATAACATAagttacttttaaataaaaaaaatatgcgtTAAATAAAATGATTAGGTAAACAACTTTATTGcttctttttatatataaagGTCACACATCATCCACAGTGTACGTATGTGTAAAGTTacaaagaaaatgcatttaaagagTGACAAAATCAAATGCTTGGCTTGGACATCATGACGTTCAGCGCACAGTATGTAACGGCACTGCCTGATGGCTTTTAGCGTTATGCATGCACTTTGAAGATTGAGTTGACTTTTAGAAAATCAGCATTGAGGTATATGCAAATTACTTGGTCTTACTTATTAGATACtgttaaatcataattataatttcATCGGCTCCAAAAAAAATAATCGtggttttgcaaaaaaaaaagcccGGCTATTTCGTTGGTTATCAATTCGTGTATTTTAACTATGGAAGCTGAGACGAATAGGAATCTTTATGTATTTCTTAAATTTCGGGAATTTCGTGTGATCTCGAAACCCACCAAACTAAGTCCCCAATTTActttaattatttcagttttgcaTGTATTAATCAAAAGTAACCAGTGTCTAAAGAAGCGATTTCTTCGGTTCATTTTAGAAACATGTCCACAATTTTCTGTGTTCCGAATTGGTTGAGTCGAAGGTCACACATGTTGGGATTCCAGCAAATAACTCTTGACGGTTGTAAGTGCAGCTGTAAATTGCATGATGAAAACGGAACGTGCACAATGACTTTGTAAAAAGTaactgtacattttgtattacaaGATTTCTTTTCTTGTGGTGTATTTTCTTCCAGAGAATATATCAAACGCAAGAACTTCAAAGTCAGTGTCACCGACAACAAGAACATAATCGGTACAAAGCCTCTCGGACCAACCCCTTTCCGGTGCCTCAATTTTCGAAGAGAATACTTCGGTACAACCGTCTTCCTTTGTGCAGTATTTCGGATCATCTTTAGTGGAACGAAACAGTTGTGCGCATGCCTCGCGTTGCTTGAATTTGAAGAATTTTCTGTCGTTATTTCTTgtttcaactttaaatgtatcacCAACTTTCAAAAGCTGATTTTTATCTATAACCTTGTGGTAAATATCCCTACACAGAACTTTCCCGTCTCtataaaacttcaattttctcGGATGAATCTTCTCTTCAAATGGTCGCGCAATAGCAAACCCATACGTATATCTCGCTCTTCTTTCTATAATATCGGTAGGCTCGAAGCCCATCAATACGGCGCCTTTGAGTACGGCTAGCTCTTGTTCCCGCACATGTGTAACATCCATTCGCGCCATTTCCATTTTTATAAACTCTGTAACGTATGGAGATGCGGAATATCCACCTGCTAGTATCAAATTGTTTATTTCTGTATTACTACATTCTTTCAATATATCTGTTAACATGCTTACGATCCCGTCTACGGAGGGCTTGAAAAAACTTTCAACTATTTCCTtcttaagatgcaattttgtttcatcTACAACAGTAACATATTCATGTTCTTCAACAGCCTTCACAATGTCAGAAAAGGTAGATCTGGCATTTTGTTCCGCTAGTTTGATGAGGGACGCCGGAAGCTCAATGACGATTTTCTCGGTTTTTGTGTCAAACTTTCTTTTGAATTCCTCAAAGCTTCTCATAAGTTTAACAAAGTCGAAATACTGTTGCCGAAAAAATATTTTCCAGACTTTGTCACTCACTACCTTCATTAAAAATTGGATGAACATATTGTCAACGGAATTCCCGCCAAGATCATTTCCGGTTGCCTTGTGCAGCTCTCGAAATCTGTCGTCTGGAAGTATTTCATGTACACAAATATCGACGAGTCCTCCTCCAAGATCAGCAATAATATACTTATTGCCGACCGATAACTTTTTGATGTTCAGGTTTCCTGAAGTCTGCATTCCTTTCTTCCAGAAGATAGCAGCAGCTTCTGGCTCCCGAACCAGCCGAATTCTGTCACGTGGTATACCAGCTTCTGCTGCTGCTTCGCGCATGAATTGTCGGGCCGAGTCAGACCATATAGCTGGAATTGTCAACACCCAAAATACTGAGTTAGGATTTACTTTAGAATTATTAGATATTGTTTCTCGCATTGACTGTAGAGCGAGTTTTCCAATGTATTGAATTAACTTCGAAAATAATCCCAAAGCGGATATTTTTCTGCCTTCGCCGTCTTGAAACTCTGACTCGCGCGTCAAGCTATCATTTTCGTAAAGCTGCATTTTGATATTGTCAAAGTAGCGGTATCCCTGATGCCTTTTTAGTGACAACAAGTTGAGCGTATCTGTCCACCGCAAGCTTTCCAAATGCATTAATTGTTCCGTTGGCATTCAGAAGTAAAACTGGTGGTACCCGGTTATGTGGCAGCTTGGTAACATGCACCAAAGAAAGTGCAACAGCGCCGTCTTGAATCGTGGAAccattgtttgtttccggtgttGGTTCTTCGCCTTGCTGTGAACCGGGAGCAGACGTTGCTAGATATATCCTATCCTTTTGCGGAGGAAATGAAAAGGCAAAACCAATGTTAGAAGTCCCGAAGTCTATCGCAACTAGAGCTTCACAATTATCCAtgtctttttaaatataaaattttgtaaaatcccTTCTAAATATTGTGGTCCTCATAGCTAGCTTTAGAATAATCCTCTCATTAGTAATAAAGTAATACAAGTGTTGCGAAATCTCATTTAATTTGCGTATAATACATTATACACTTGCTAACAATAGATAATTACCttttatgttttaagtttcaatagattagttttgaacaaaatttaaaacatgtaatcAAATATGACATGAATCAAAGTTTATTTTCGCTTGACTAGAAAGCAATTggaaaatttgttaaaagattACGTCTAGAATTTAAGAATTTTAACTGCAATGAATATCTGTATTGTTTGCTTTTTCATTAATTACAAGTACCAGCCGCCCACCCTGTTTTATCGGTTCTAGTTAGGGCGCAGTCGAACGGTTGCGAGTTCGATCGCAAGGGAGATCTGATAGAGGACGATAGTTCTAACGGCCATTCgccctccacttctgattcatgggAGACAGTCGTCAGTTACTTGCGGTTCGGAATGCAGGAATTCTGGTAAGGTTTTAAATGACCGCCAAAAGTTACATAATAGTAACTGATATACGgctgaaaaacggtgttaaagtCAATTCAAACGCACAAATAAATCCTTCTTTAACCACCTAccttgtggtagagcgtccgcttcgagtgcgggaggtcgtgggttcgatccccgaccgcgtcataccaaagacgtaaaaaatggtaccagcggctcccttgcttggcgctcagctttAAAAGGGCAGAAAACttgcctcttctctcatacctcGTGGGATGTTCCATcagaatgaggtgtcgagagtgataatataagttgtagaacttccttcacaatcgacctaaaggtcagagaccaccaattcaaaaaagtacaggaaacttactgggaatgaggaaagtgtatacctgggaataaggtaacgtctgtgcgttctgaatGGTCGTCATAAAACAAACCCAGgaatgttatttttcaaattgatattttttcactgcatttacagttttttatcatacattttgacaaaattcctACATTTtagtgtattgaaaaaaagttttatcaaacgaatttctctccgccatgtcaatgatgtaaaccgGGGTCATCTCATCACACgaaatacttaaataaagtatcactattcatatgttttccgTCCGATATTTTgttagaactaagatagttcttgaaaaacttgtaattagatatactgTTTCGAGtaggaaggccgtacacgccataatgttacaatgtaagtctatgggaaaacaattggtggtctctaacctaaaataaattatgtataaactaaatccTCCTTTGTTAAGTGTGCAGTAGATTAGGTGTCGACCACTAATCCTGTAAGACGCTCGTTCGAAGCAACTCCACTGCGGTTACGAAAGCACCATATGACAACAGGTAAAAGGTTATTAAAACGCGAATTTAGACACCGGTCTATGAATAAAGCCTTGCAATTTtgtgttagtttatactaatttattttagctcgattatgatgAAAGTTTATTGCTTATTTGAACTTTTCTCGAGTCcccttcctggaaaaaccagtagcGGTTTTCAGTGAGAAGtcgtggtcgtgaccccagtgaaactcgaacccacgaccaccgGGTCGACACGTTAACCGCTAGAACACCGCTCCCCTTTTTAAGTTTTGTGTTCATAAATACAAATCAGATAGACAGTCTGTTAATCGCAGTTATGTAATATGACCCTGGGTCAAGTACCGCATTTTCAAGAGCAGGCGAAATGGTCAAGTGCTAACCCTGCCTGACCCGAAAGTAGGTGAAGTGAGTTAGAGCCCAAGCTCCTCTAACTAAAATTATTGACACTGGGATAATAGTCTCTGAAACTGGTGCACCACAGCTTCGTGACATGTAAAAGAACAAGGACATATTCTGAAATCAATGAGTGCAAAGATCACGATTGTTCAGGAGTAAAAAAGTAGAAACATAGAACTAATGGCCATTTAATAAGCGTGATAATACATTTACACACGTGTAGTCATGATATATGCACAAGTAAGTAAGATATATTCTACATTTCACCACTATGCCACATTGTAGTTCCTTTTTCTTATGAAAAgacaaaatgaatatttcataaaGTTATTTAACTGTTAAGATTGCATTGGAGAAAGGGGAGGGGTGGTAAGTCGCTTTACAATGAGAGCAACGAGATCTGATCTTTTTCTAAAGGGAGTCGTTTTCAGAAAAGTCACTAGTGGACCCCAAATTAAAGttacccattttaaaaaaaaaaaccttaaaatttcGATCAGTTTcccttcttgttttttaaaatttttattttgtgtttttggaagaaaaataaaaacttaaaactaaCTAACTGGatctttttaaatcaaaaatgaatttttataaagttattcACTTTTAAAGTTGTCAAAATGGTcatgattttcgaaaaaagtttttCGAAAATTCATACCATTTTGAaaattaacatatatattttcatgttccccaagcaatatttcaatgatttttgtCATCATTGTAAATCACTTAGTGCAAaagaaataaatcacaaaaaatgatacaaaagaaatattaaaaaaccGTATTTTTTAAGGTGGTGCATACATAATGACGGGGAAATGCCTTGCGATTACGTAATTCCAAATTATATCCCGGCATTCTTCGGCCATTCTTTTGCTATCGTTCCTTccaagataccaaagagtaataaacttgtttttatttatataaaaaaattaacaatcttctgaagCTGTAACAATAGCCagggcctttttaaaaaaattattactagccaaaatatcttaaatgcctaaaaacccacaaaaaatacccaaaaaaatTAGTGGTAAGTATTTTCGTAGAGAATTTTTGTTTGACAGGTCAACCCCAAACAAAGCTAAAGTAAAATGGGGGTAAAAAACACATTGttgtaatgtttgttttatttctataaatccaaaaaaaaaactccccgaaaagctttttaaaaatgtcaagtaTTGcccacaatgaaaaaaaaaacaggaaatgctacatacaaacATGAACATGCCCACTTTAAACTAGGAAAACAAAAGAGAATAAGTACCGATCCGACAAGGGGGAAGTGCTGTGTTACCATTTATATTGTCCCCCCGGAAAAACCCCGATATCGAATCGAAATCAAAGGGAAATTGCCGAGTACGGTTAGGGTCCAATACGCCCGGGTCCATACCATATATTTAGGGCCCTATTTCCATTTTTTGTGTTATTAATTTTAAATCGTTTTATATGCATAATGTCTTAAAcatgataaatttaaaaatttttacttgTAATTACTGTAAATTGTTTAAGAAATGcaacaaataaagacaaataaaccccaaaaacaaaataactacATTGGTTACAGGTGATGGTTTTTACTATGacaatttaaagtttaaatttgggtttttcaATAGAGTTTTAGGAACAAAGTCACATACCcatagattattttttaaaacaagttttaacaaatctggaaatattcttaataaaaatttaaaatctacatgtatataaaacgggtaaaatttttaactttaaaaacaaaatttatcgaaaatgaatttttttaccaTAATGGAGACTAAAAAAATGAATTGACCCGTTTTTTGAGGAAAAGAGCAATTAGTCCTATTGAATTTTATGCGGgaaaaattttgcattttcagCATACTTTGTTgatgaaaaactgaaaataattaaataatttttgacaaagataaaaattttttgttatcatttgaaaaaaaacctATTCATTCCTcccgttctttttttttttctgcaaaagaactttttttttgcataagaGTCATTTATGTCCACGCCGACTGTTTCCATTTGAAACAACTATGATGGCCGCCCTTTTCCCCAAAGTAAGGAGTTATATGTTTGCCGGATCTTTATTCTGCAAATACGGAAAATTGTACAAAAATTCTTTTCAAACCATGCGGGCGGGGATACGCACAGGGTTTGAAATTGTTTTAAGTAAAACATACAGGAACTGTctgaaatttacaaatgcatGCACAACTTCCATAACCCCGGACTACCAAAAACCCGGGGTGTGCTAAAGTGTTTCCGCAActgaattttaatgaattttactatttttttttcattgactgATTCTTTATGCTCAAAATACAGGTGGCCGTTTCGACAGTGACGGATTTCGGGGGTATTGATCCAATTTAAAGGCATCAATGCATAACACCAACGATAAAAACTAAGGGGATTCTGGGGACTTTGGTTTGGAATTCTTCACCCAGGGGCCGTAACCAAGAAAAAATAATTGCGATGTCTCTCTAGAGACTGGTCAATAGAGTCGTCAAATTCCCAAAAAGAGCAATAAATATCTAATTTTTCTTCCTCGACTTTTTGTGGAATATTCTCAAGACTCGGTATTCTGTATATCTGGAAGTCATCGCGGGTTTTAAACAAGGAATGGTTCCTTTTCTCTGTCATTTTCTTCAATGTaaccttttattttgttttcacgGTCTTTTTGGGTCTACAAGCCGGTAACTATTCGATAAATCAGGTCGAATAACCGAGAGCATGCATAAAGTTCGTCTGAAAAGCATTTCCACTgcgtttttgaaaatgattgggGTTAACTGCAGCATTAATAAAAATGTGAATTCTATTTCACAACGAATTAGACATTAAAACCAGGAGGGCGGTTTACCAGTATAGCCCGTTAATTTTTTGTGccca
Proteins encoded:
- the LOC123565447 gene encoding heat shock 70 kDa protein 12A-like produces the protein MRETISNNSKVNPNSVFWVLTIPAIWSDSARQFMREAAAEAGIPRDRIRLVREPEAAAIFWKKGMQTSGNLNIKKLSVGNKYIIADLGGGLVDICVHEILPDDRFRELHKATGNDLGGNSVDNMFIQFLMKVVSDKVWKIFFRQQYFDFVKLMRSFEEFKRKFDTKTEKIVIELPASLIKLAEQNARSTFSDIVKAVEEHEYVTVVDETKLHLKKEIVESFFKPSVDGIVSMLTDILKECSNTEINNLILAGGYSASPYVTEFIKMEMARMDVTHVREQELAVLKGAVLMGFEPTDIIERRARYTYGFAIARPFEEKIHPRKLKFYRDGKVLCRDIYHKVIDKNQLLKVGDTFKVETRNNDRKFFKFKQREACAQLFRSTKDDPKYCTKEDGCTEVFSSKIEAPERGWSERLCTDYVLVVGDTDFEVLAFDIFSGRKYTTRKEIL